Proteins found in one Populus alba chromosome 14, ASM523922v2, whole genome shotgun sequence genomic segment:
- the LOC118041189 gene encoding uncharacterized protein: protein MAQNRPFQMAVGGGNSRQYNDTTLTKIFVGGLAWETQRDTMRRYFEQFGEILEAVVITDKNTGRSKGYGFVTFKDPEAAVRACQNPSPVIDGRRANCNLASLGGQKNRPPTPQHGTGRFRPVHGLVAPPAFPGSSAPYIYQPSGQYSFPYSAYGYAGYSQDAMYPLSYYGVYGGQQFSPYYTTGGAPGTPGMFPHNLYPFYTQYAQSSQAHGFGIQYPQMVQYPYLPQQHGSTATLSLPSSIAMATTTAGATATMTTTTTTTSTAVAAPTATTVVVGTGPGALKASGAATEQNSSTE from the exons ATGGCTCAAAATCGGCCCTTTCAGATGGCCGTGGGTGGTGGCAATTCGAGGCAGTACAATGACACAACTCTTACCAAAATCTTTGTTGGTGGTTTGGCTTGGGAGACACAAAGAGATACCATGAGGCGTTATTTTGAACAGTTTGGAGAGATCCTGGAGGCTGTTGTTATCACAGATAAGAACACGGGGAGATCCAAGGGCTATGGCTTT GTTACATTCAAGGATCCGGAGGCAGCCGTGAGAGCTTGTCAAAACCCATCGCCAGTGATTGATGGAAGGAGGGCAAACTGCAATCTTGCGTCACTTGGTGGACAAAAGAATCGTCCGCCAACTCCTCAACATG GCACAGGACGGTTTAGACCAGTACATGGATTGGTGGCTCCACCTGCTTTTCCTGGTTCATCGGCTCCATACATCTACCAACCCTCTGGTCAATACTCATTTCCTTATTCAGCTTACGG GTACGCTGGATATTCACAGGATGCCATGTATCCCTTG AGCTATTACGGTGTTTACGGAGGGCAGCAATTCTCACCTTACTATACTACTGGAGGGGCACCAGGAACACCAGGGATGTTCCCACACAATCTCTACCCATTCTATACTCAGTATGCACAGAGTAGCCAAGCACATGGTTTTGGAATTCAATATCCCCAAATGGTACAGTACCCTTATTTACCTCAACAACATGGATCTACAGCAACCTTATCACTTCCTTCTTCTATTGCAATGGCGACTACTACTGCAG GTGCAACAGCCACAATGACTACGACTACGACTACAACATCAACAGCAGTGGCAGCACCAACGGCGACTACAGTGGTGGTGGGAACAGGACCAGGTGCTTTGAAAGCCTCTGGAGCAGCTACTGAACAAAATTCATCAACCGAATAA
- the LOC118041190 gene encoding uncharacterized protein: MARNDTRQVRTSGSKRNESALARVTNKVFAFARFAEFEIFFVLFFLIAFFFFKNLTSRPEYNQILVKKPGGADFWPY; the protein is encoded by the coding sequence ATGGCCAGGAATGATACCAGGCAAGTTAGGACAAGTGGGAGCAAAAGGAATGAATCAGCACTGGCTCGAGTAACGAATAAGGTCTTTGCCTTTGCACGCTTTGCAGAATTTGAGATCTTCTTCGTTCTCTTCTTTCTCattgcttttttcttcttcaagaaTCTCACGTCTAGGCCTGAGTACAACCAAATCCTTGTAAAGAAGCCTGGCGGTGCTGACTTCTGGCCTTACTAG
- the LOC118041188 gene encoding large ribosomal subunit protein P1y, protein MSSSELACTYAALILFDENISITAEKIATLVKAANVQIESYWPGLFAKLAEKRNIEDLIMNVGSGGGAAVAVAAPAGGAPAAAAAPATEEKKEPVKEESEDEDMGFSLFD, encoded by the exons ATGTCCAGTAGCGAGCTTGCTTGCACTTACGCTGCTCTTATTCTCTTTGATGAGAACATCTCCATCACT GCAGAAAAGATTGCAACATTGGTGAAAGCAGCCAATGTGCAAATTGAATCTTACTGGCCAGGCTTATTTGCTAAGCTTGCTGAGAAGCGCAACATTGAGGACCTCATCATGAATGTTGGCTCTGGTGGTGgtgctgctgttgctgttgctgccCCAGCTGGTGGTGCACCTGCCGCTGCCGCTGCTCCCGCCACTGAGGAGAAGAAG GAACCAGTTAAGGAGGAAAGTGAGGATGAAGACATGGGATTCAGCTTGTTTGATTAG